The proteins below come from a single Miscanthus floridulus cultivar M001 chromosome 1, ASM1932011v1, whole genome shotgun sequence genomic window:
- the LOC136539920 gene encoding phragmoplastin DRP1E-like: protein MATMENVIVLVNRIQRACTVLGDHGGGDVAALWEALPSVAVVGGQSSGKSSVLESIVGRDFLPRGSGIVTRRPLVLQLHKTEDGVQEYAEFLHMPKRRFTDFALVRKEIQDETDRLTGKTKQISPVPIHLSIYSPHVVNLTLIDLPGLTKVAVEGQPESIVQDIESMVRSYVDKPNCLILAISPANQDIATSDAIKLARDVDPTGERTFGVLTKLDLMDKGTNALDVLEGRAYRLQHPWVGIVNRSQADINRNVDMIIARRKEQEFFDSSPEYSHLASRMGSEYLAKLLSQHLEAAIRSRIPSITSLINKTIDELESEMDRLGRPIASDSGAQLYLILELCRAFDKIFKEHLDGGRPGGDRIYGVFDNQLPSALRKLPFDRHLSVQNVKRVVSQADGYQPHLIAPEQGYRRLIESALNYFRGPAEASVDAVHSVLKELVRISIGETQELKRFPTLQTELAAACYKALERFREDGRKTTLRLVDMESAYLTVEFFRKLPQEVDKTGTGNPRTANPPAPSDDRYTDAHFRRIASNVSSYIGMVSETLKNTIPKSVVHCQVREAKRSLLNDFYTQVGGKDAKQLAVLLDEDPALMERRLQCFKRLELYKSARDEIDSVSWTR from the exons ATGGCTACCATGGAGAACGTGATCGTGCTCGTGAACCGCATCCAGCGCGCCTGCACCGTCCTCGGCGACCACGGCGGCGGGGATGTCGCCGCCCTCTGGGAAGCGCTCCCGTCAGTCGCCGTCGTCGGCGGTCAG AGTTCGGGGAAATCATCGGTGCTCGAGAGCATCGTGGGGCGAGACTTCCTGCCTCGAGGGTCAG GGATCGTGACGCGTAGGCCACTCGTACTGCagctgcacaagacggaggacggcGTGCAGGAGTACGCCGAGTTCCTGCACATGCCCAAGCGCCGCTTCACTGATTTCG CTCTTGTGCGGAAGGAAATCCAAGATGAAACTGACAGGTTGACTGGAAAGACAAAGCAAATATCTCCAGTTCCAATTCATCTCAGCATATACTCTCCACATG TGGTCAACTTAACATTGATTGATCTGCCGGGTCTAACAAAAGTTGCAGTAG AGGGGCAGCCTGAAAGCATTGTTCAGGATATCGAAAGCATGGTGCGCTCGTATGTTGATAAG CCGAATTGTCTTATACTGGCTATATCTCCTGCCAATCAAGATATAGCAACATCAGATGCAATCAAGCTTGCCCGGGATGTGGATCCAACTG GTGAGAGGACATTTGGTGTGTTGACAAAGCTTGATCTAATGGACAAGGGAACAAATGCACTTGAC GTTCTCGAAGGAAGAGCTTACAGACTGCAGCATCCCTGGGTTGGAATTGTGAACCGTTCACAAGCAGATATCAACAGGAATGTTGACATGATTATTGCTAGGCGAAAAGAGCAAGAGTTCTTTGATTCTAGTCCTGAATATTCTCATCTTGCCAGCAGGATGGGTTCAGAATATCTTGCTAAACTTCTTTCACAG CATCTAGAGGCTGCGATCAGATCACGCATTCCGAGCATAACCTCTCTGATAAACAAAACTATTGATGAGCTTGAATCTGAGATGGATCGCCTTGGTAGACCTATTGCCTCTGATTCTGGG GCTCAATTGTACCTCATCCTGGAGCTTTGCCGTGCATTTGACAAAATATTTAAAGAACATCTTGATGGAGG ACGACCTGGTGGTGATAGAATTTATGGGGTCTTTGATAACCAACTTCCTTCTGCTCTGCGGAAGCTTCCATTTGATCGTCACCTCTCCGTGCAAAATGTGAAGCGGGTTGTATCACAGGCAGATGGTTATCAGCCTCATTTAATTGCTCCTGAGCAAGGGTACCGTCGGCTGATTGAATCTGCTCTCAATTATtttagaggtccagctgaagcTTCTGTAGATGCT GTGCATTCTGTTTTGAAAGAGCTGGTGAGGATATCCATTGGGGAGACTCAG GAGTTGAAACGATTTccaactctacaaacggagcttGCTGCTGCATGCTATAAGGCCCTTGAGAGATTCCGTGAAGATGGCAGGAAAACTACTCTACGGCTGGTTGATATGGAGTCAGCATATTTGACTGTGGAGTTCTTCCGCAAGCTCCCACAGGAAGTTGATAAGACTGGAACTGGAAATCCCAGGACTGCAAACCCTCCTGCTCCTTCAGATGATCGTTACACTGATGCACATTTCAGGAGGATTGCTTCTAATGTGTCCTCATACATTGGCATGGTATCTGAAACGCTGAAGAATACTATCCCCAAGTCTGTTGTCCACTGTCAGGTCCGCGAAGCTAAGCGGTCCCTGCTTAATGATTTCTATACTCAAGTGGGTGGGAAAGAT GCTAAGCAACTTGCAGTACTCCTTGATGAGGATCCTGCCCTCATGGAACGCAGGTTGCAATGCTTTAAGAGGCTTGAGCTGTACAAGTCTGCTCGGGACGAGATTGATTCCGTGTCATGGACACGATGA
- the LOC136492491 gene encoding uncharacterized protein encodes MRCKLHPYANPVGVCAPCLRDRLLALAAERAQAADASSDGGCGSSSCGGSPPAALLHLPARRHQHQHGHAEERAGAAFPRSVSPYVQHRRSDACAYATSSSSSGYHQHQPNLLFFRTPQVGPAAAAAAAFRAADEPGEETGGKRKQAAPRRSFLSAIFGGGRRHGREAVAGRKEPPRRSTSWLSAIIRRKRRPTDLPAAASFPAPPRAQQDEEPESPGGSSSSWWFPSPSLARQQQHRRRHGGGGGGGAGAGTSGDGISGFAVCLSPLVRPSSAGGRRQCQPPGTSTMGDSHRRHASAGGAASFGRNASRKLADMGRFR; translated from the coding sequence ATGAGGTGCAAGCTCCACCCTTACGCCAACCCCGTGGGCGTGTGCGCGCCCTGCCTCCGCGACCGCCTCCTCGCGCTCGCCGCCGAGCGCGCCCAGGCCGCCGACGCCAGCAGCGACGGGGGCTGCGGGAGCAGCAGCTGTGGCGGCTCGCCCCCGGCGGCCCTACTACACCTGCCCGCGCGgcggcaccagcaccagcacggcCACGCCGAGGAAAGGGCCGGGGCGGCGTTCCCGCGCTCCGTCTCGCCGTACGTGCAGCACCGACGCTCCGATGCCTGCGCTTATgcgacctcctcctcctcgtccgggTACCACCAGCACCAGCCGAACCTCCTCTTCTTCCGCACGCCGCAGGTCGGACCGGCCGCAGCGGCCGCGGCCGCCTTTCGCGCCGCCGACGAGCCCGGGGAGGAGACCGGCGGCAAGAGGAAGCAGGCCGCGCCGAGGCGGTCCTTCCTGTCAGCGATCTTCGGCGGCGGCAGGCGGCACGGACGGGAAGCAGTGGCAGGCAGGAAGGAGCCTCCCCGGCGGTCCACCTCGTGGCTCTCGGCGATCATCCGCCGCAAGCGGAGGCCGACCGACTTGCCCGCGGCCGCGTCCTTCCCGGCGCCGCCACGGGCGCAGCAGGACGAGGAGCCTGAGTCCCccggaggcagcagcagcagctggtggTTCCCCTCGCCGTCGCTGGCCAGACAGCAGCAGCACCGGCgccggcacggcggcggcggcggcggcggcgctggcgcgggcacCAGCGGGGACGGGATCTCGGGGTTCGCCGTGTGCCTGAGCCCGCTCGTCCGGCCCAGCTCCGCCGGCGGCCGGCGCCAGTGCCAGCCGCCGGGCACCTCCACGATGGGAGACAGCCACCGGCGACACGCGTCGGCCGGAGGCGCCGCGTCGTTCGGGCGCAACGCCTCCCGGAAGCTCGCTGATATGGGTAGGTTCCGATGA